The Streptomyces tubercidicus DNA segment CTGCGGCTGCTCGCGCTGCTCATCGATTCGGCGCTGGCCATCGGGGTCCTGTTCCTGGTCAGCCTGGGTGCGGGCCTGGTCGTCACGTTCGGCGGCAGCAGCGACAACACCCCGTTTTACGCCACGGTCCTGGTGGCCCTGGCACTGCTCTTCGTCTACTCACCGCTGTGGACGGCCCGCTGGGGCGGTACGGCAGGCAAGCTGCTGTGCGGGCTGAGCGTCGTACGGCTCGCCGACGGGAGGCCGCTGTCCTACGGGGCCGCCCTGGGGCGGCATCTGGCGCATCTGGGGATGTGGGTGGTGCCGGTGCTCTCCCTGCTGGACCCGCTGTCCTGCCTCTGGGACGGGCTCCGCCGGTGTCTGCACGACAAGGTGGTGGGCAGTGTGGTCATCCGTCGCCGTATGCGGCCGGCCCCGGCGGCCGCCGTGCCCCGGTCATGAGGCGCGCGGGAAGCTGACCTCCACCCGGCGGTTCTTCTTGCGGCCTTCCTCGGTGGAGTTGTCGGCGATCGGGTACTGCTCGCCGTAGCCGCGGATCTGGAAGCTGACGGAGGAGCCGAGGTCCTTGGCCAGTTCCTGCTGGACGGCGTTGGCGCGCTTCTTGGACAGGACCAGGCCGTGGCTCGCCGAGCCCAGATTGTCGGTGAAGCCGAAGACCCGCAGGCTGGTGGCGTTCTGCTTCTTGATCTCCGAGGCGATGGTGTCGATACGGGACACCGCGTCC contains these protein-coding regions:
- a CDS encoding RDD family protein, producing MNVTPTPEQILPAGPAYPGSPAAQGPAPGVLGNQGLRLLALLIDSALAIGVLFLVSLGAGLVVTFGGSSDNTPFYATVLVALALLFVYSPLWTARWGGTAGKLLCGLSVVRLADGRPLSYGAALGRHLAHLGMWVVPVLSLLDPLSCLWDGLRRCLHDKVVGSVVIRRRMRPAPAAAVPRS